The genomic window TCAGGTCCTCGATCTCGACCAGCGGCCCTGGGTCAGCCCTTCCGGGCCCTGGGTCCTCGGGGTTCATCGCTGCCTCCGGTCGAGGGTCTGCTGCAGGTGGCGGCCGACCACCGAGACGGCCAGCACGGCGGCGGTGACGGCGGCCCCGGGGAAGGCGGCGGTCCACCAGGCGATCCCGAGGAACTCCCGGCTGCCGGCCAGCATGGCGCCCCACTCCGCCGTGGGCGGTCGCGGTCCCAGGCCGACGAAGCTCAGGCTGGAGCCGGCCACGATGGTCGCGCCGAGCGAGACCACGCCGAGCGCGAGCACCGGGCCCAGCGCGTTGGGCAGCACGTGGCGCGCCACCACCTCGATCCGGCGCCGGCCGAAGCCGTGGGCGGCCTCGATGTAGGGGCGGTTGCGCAGGCCGATCACCTCCGCCCTGGCGACCCGGGCGAAGCCGGGCAGCGAGACGATCGCCAGGCCCAGCGTGGCCGGACCGCTGCCGGGGCCGAGCACCGCGACCACCAGGAAGACCAGCAGCAGCCCCGGCACCGAGAGCAGCACGTCCAGCAGCCGGCCGAGCAGCTGGTCGACCAGCCGCC from Kitasatospora sp. NBC_01287 includes these protein-coding regions:
- a CDS encoding ABC transporter permease, which translates into the protein MSRRFGLWAGLAVLAVLAAMALAPALFTGTDPNATDLGALLRAPSGAHLLGTDQNGRDLYARIVYGARPSLLIGTGAVALALVGGTVLGVAAAQGGRLVDQLLGRLLDVLLSVPGLLLVFLVVAVLGPGSGPATLGLAIVSLPGFARVARAEVIGLRNRPYIEAAHGFGRRRIEVVARHVLPNALGPVLALGVVSLGATIVAGSSLSFVGLGPRPPTAEWGAMLAGSREFLGIAWWTAAFPGAAVTAAVLAVSVVGRHLQQTLDRRQR